TCACGAAATCTGGAATAGTTTCTTGGGCTGATTTATGTTGCAATGAGTCCCATTTTCTGCTGTCAAGTAGTCCTTGTACCACTTTTGAATAATCCTTGgatgtttcaatttttctttcgtCGTGTTATGGTTGCATGTACATGCTTTCTCTTGTAACTTTTGATGAGAGTTTGAGCTCGTTCATGTTTCATATGTCGCTATCCATGTTGTAAAACCACacatttctctcttttctaaTAAGAATATCGAACATGTTTCCTATGTAGCAagggaaatggaaaagaagCATCTTTATTAAACAGTGAAACAAAGAGATCGTCCTTCAGTTTTTTGTTCAATCAAGAACCTCAATTAGTTGGTACGGGGACTTCCAGGGCACTATATCGTCATTACAGCTCCCAGCATAATATCGCAGATGTTAAACACAAGGTATCTTGTCACTCATGACAGCTTCTGATCAGTAGGCAATGGATGGATAACTATTCTTGCAAGaaaaatttcattcatttccaATTCTAGAAAAAGCAAAGGCTTTGGCCTGGAAATGCGACATACTTATCACCACTTTCTCCCTTGACATTCTCTTTAACcaaaaacatacaaaaacTCCAGTTCTGATTTCCATCTCTTCTCGAGACAAATCTGGATATTATGTTTCAGTTGCTTAATGAGGTGTCAAGGTCTTAAGCGGACTCCTCTTGGGTTCCTGCTAATTGTTTCAACAAAAGGTGTTAATGCTATTGGACTGTCTGTGTGCTTGCATGTGGATTCGctaaattttggtatttgtttTTCATCCTTGTTATTGACATTGCTGCCATTATTAATGTATGCTTTCATCTTGCAGCTGTTGGGTTCTATTCCTAAATTTGTGAAGATAGTAGAAGTTGGTCCAAGAGACGGACTGCAAAATGAGAAGGAGATTGTACCAACATCGGTGAAGGTGGAATTAATAAAGATGCTTGTTGCTTCTGGGTTGCCTGTTGTTGAGGCTACTAGTTTTGTCTCGCCAAAATGGGTTCCTCAggtaaatatgattttatcgGTCTTATAGGGTGTTGGAATATTAGCTGACTTTGTTTTTCTACATTTTCTATTGAAGATTCCTCTACTTCTTTTGCTATACTGCTGTAACTAGCTTTTATTGGAGCTGTTCTTGCATTTTGCTTTCTCGCATGCTTTTGACTGATGCTCCCAGCTCTTTATCTCATTGGTTTCACTTGTGCTGTGTCCCGGATTGGTTTGTGAGGCCATCTTGTTTATCATTATCCTTTGTACTGTTTGTTCTTTCTAGGggaatttttgtatttgttccTACTGGGGGATTTTTTGACTATTTGTTCTTACAAGAGGTAGACATTAATTTTGCTGGAATAGTATTACTTGATCAACATCAACCTGATATAACTGTTTGTATAGCTCCATGACCAAGGTTTCTGACTTCTTAGTATCCTCATGCTTGTACGACTGATGCCTCATTCATTCCCATTCTAGAAAAACCAAAGGATGTAATGTCAGCCATTCAGGGCATTGGGCATTCTAGATTTCCAGTTTATTCATTatcgtaaaataaaattgcagcTAGCTGATGCAAAGGATGTAATGTCAGCCATTCAGGGCATTGAGCATTCTAGATTTCCAGTTTTGACACCTAATATTAAAGTAAGTCCGCTTCTCACATTGAGATTAACATTCCACATCGCTTAGGCAACTGGTGGAGAATCCTTGGTAATTGTTCTTGGCTTTGTTTAGGGTTTTGAGGCTGCTATGGCAGCTGGAGCAAAAGAAGTTGCTGTCTTTGCTGCAGCATCTGAGTCCTTTTCCAAGTCAAATATAAACTGTAGTATTGAAGATAGTCTTGCTCGGTACCGTGATGTTGCCCTTGCTGCTCAAAACCACGCCATTCCAGTTCGTGGGTATGTATAATACCCTCCTGAATTTCCTGCACTGTCTACTTTTGCTTAACTTCTAAAGTGgttttctaatttataataagatCATATCTTCTTACAGGTTACGACTTCTCAATTGCTTCATgttgttttttacttttcattaGCTAGGTAATAGAATATGGGCTGCacacttttataatttgtcCATGATGGCACTAGAGTTTGCGACTTGACATGGGAAAGCATGCATATCTTCATGTCTTTTTTTGGGATGGTTGCTCGTATTGTTTTGCAACAACTGACATACTGGCCATCAATGctactttaagttttttattttaccgaACTGCTTAATGTTTTGTActctgaaaaagaaaaaagttattgtTTGTGTCTATATTAATGGGACATTGGACATAACCtgagtttgattttttggGAGCCACGATTACCTCATCCACAgatctttatttaagtttttggtTGATCTTTGAAATTCTTGGAACAAGTAGAGTTAATCTTCTATCTTTGGAAAATTGGTCCTTGATTTTGTCAGATACATATCGTGTGTTGTGGGTTGTCCGGTGGAAGGAGCAGTACCTCCATCAAAAGTAGCATATGTTGCTGAAGAACTTTATAGAATGGGTTGTGCTGAAATATCACTTGGTGATACAATTGGTGTTGGCACTCCTGGTATTGCTAAATCCCCCTCTTGATTGTAGAAGTTCAACTGCTGAGCTGCTTCTTTTAGAGTCTGACTGCTTGTAGACCatgtttctttctcttgtatATAAAGCATACAACTATGGCTTATTCAACAACTTGCATTACTACGTAATAAACATGATCTCTATTTAGTGTAACTGTATATACAAAAAGACTTCCATTGTCCTAAGATTGATGCATAGCAGAACCTATACAAAGGATACATTGGCATGTTTCTGAAAAATTTATGTCTTTATGGCTTTCTTGACTTAGCAATTTTCTGAGTTTGGCTGTTTTCCGATACATTATTTCCTGTTGTATTGTCAGGTACTGTCATTCCAATGCTTCAAGCTGTTCTTGAGGTTGTTCCTGTTGAGAAGCTTGCTGTACACTTCCATGACACATATGGGCAAGCCCTTTCAAACATTCTCTTATCACTCCAAGTGAGCTGTCTTTCCTTAGCTACACCTTGAGTTCTTGGAAACAAAGTTGTCTTTCTGCATTCACACCTTAATCCTCTCCAATATTATATTCCTTAGCTGGAATCAATTTCAAGTCTTCTTCTGTCTTGTTGGTTTTTTCCCTCCAACTCCACCAATTTAAAAGTGATTTGCATTAAAATCAATACACTACTTgcaaaattaatatcttaCTAGTATGATTTATGGAGATTATTCTATGTAAAACATTACGTAGTTCATTTGCACTTGAGGTTAACCGTATTGTAAATGCAAATCTGACTGCTATTTCTGATGGTGGGTGCGTGCGTCTTTACACTATGATAGATGTAATTTCAGTTTCCTTTGTTTCTCGATATGCCCTTATCTCACCCTCAAAATTAAGGTGGAAAAAATCGGATTTAACTTAGAGGCAAGTTCATTTACCTGCACCTAGAGTCCTGTTGTTTCATTATTGTATCTGATTCattcttttactttaataCTAGCAGCAAAGTCGGTACATGTCTGTGAAAAACTTATCTCAAActgtcaaaataattattaattacaagttGCTAGTTGTATTTTCTATcgtcatttaattaaatggtGTATTTCTTGCAGATGGGTATCAGTGTTGTAGACTCCTCTATATCCGGCCTTGGTGGTTGCCCATATGCCAAAGGTGCTTCTGGAAATGTTGCTACTGAGGATGTCGTCTACATGCTTAACGGTCTGGGGGTCAACACGAATGTTGATCTTGGAAAACTCATCTTTGCTGGAGATTATATTTGCAAACACTTGGCCCGTCCTTCTGGTTCTAAAGCTGCAATTGCCTTGAGCAGAACCTTCGCTGACGCCTCTAAGCTTTAAGGTAATTTCCCGATGCATCTGTTGGTGCTCGATGAAATCATGCTTCGTTGCCGCTTTATTACACTCTGAGAACAGTCGCTGAAGCTCCTGAGAGTTTCCAGTTCGACTGGTTAGTAACATGAATGCTCGTGGAAAACGACCTCAAACGTAAGGAGTCGACTGAATCGGCTCTGTTGGCGCCCTGTAGTTTTCTGGAAATTAAGGTTTATGAACTATCAATAGACAATAgtatttacatttttctgaTTACATAAATCCATCAACAATTGAGtactaatatttatcaattaaaatttatagatacCAATTATCtgttgtaaataaataatcacacgtctggtaaatttcaaaattcatagtCTAATTAATCGGGCATTTATTTTACAACTTCAATTGGTAGATGTTAAGACCATGTTTGATTtcgttttttttaaattttagtggGAAATGTTTGTTTCCAATTTCGTAATCCCGAGGGTTTCATCAATGTGGATTCCACCTTGTGAAATAAACTCAAAAGTTTGATCCtccatttataaattttttatttttcgattCAGTACTAACAAAatggattaatttttatattataaattactatgccttaaaaattagcaaattatataaaatgaatgtgcaaatttaaaatcatagttTGGGTTTAGCTGTGGTCAAAATATCTGTTATGTTTTGGCCTTTATACAAAACAAtcgtaattaattaacatttgctataattttttattctaattatgataattaatcataataaagaattatatttatctcagAAATGCAGGGGTTATCATGTGTTTGGATTAGGTAAATGGAGTTTGAACAAGAATACATGAAGAATCTATCCTTGCGATGGGTTTAATTCTGAAATTCCATAAGCTTAgcagaaaaatgaaacaacaaAGGTTGCAAATAACAATCTATCCCTAATAAAGATTATGGACTATTTaatggataaattaaaattttatctttcttaactaattatgaatacctttttagggtttgaaaattacaaatatttctaagataaaaactaattatatagtcCCTAAATAGTaaggtaaaattttttactttaccctaattaattctttaagccaaaaaaaaaaaaaaaggattttgaaaaaatgtaataaaaaaatacgagggtgtgtaaaataaataattcataaatcatattagtctataaaaatatttcaaaagattctacaaatatatataaaatcataattgcattattcaaaagaacatttttatcggttcaaattttttattttttttgcataaaaacCTAACGGACCTAATAGAATTAACTCGTTGTTAGACGAACGTTAAAATTATGGAggtgtttataaatttttgaataataaaaatatatttataattatactaaatttttaaaaaagtttcctttaatcttattaaatttgtgGTCCATATTTCTTTAAGTCAATGGTTCAATGACCTATAAGTTagagaaaattagaaataataataaaaaataagtaaggTCGAATTTACACATATCTAAGTGCCGTGTTGAGGGgagctattttttttttttttttttataattacaggaAATGACTTTTGAAAGTGATTTAGtggttatataattagaaaaatatgatattatgaatttaaatttcggtgtgtattaaatatttatattattatatatggggttgactaattataatttataattttcataatttgataCTTAATAGAAAaagtgtaataaattattgatttgatataaattaatgtaattagtGCTTCTTTTAGAGAGTTGAATGTTGTTTTGACTTTGGTTGAGCCTTCTCCACAATTccactaataaaaaaaataatatataatgataaatttactCCGTTCCATTTTAAAGGAAAGAAATagaataaaggataaatttggatatttaaaaaattggtacgTCAAtaggttttcttttataatagtatagattcaATATATACTGGATCAAAGGGTTTTTGAtcagtttttatatataagtttcagcagcatgaaattttaatttaaattgaatttaatcgaatttgaaccaattatatgataagtggaatccttcaaaaatagaaaatgtaattgTCTACGTCACTATCAACaccatataatataattttatgatacaATATTTTCGATTAAATTTACAAGTTACTACAAAATTCCCTAATCAGGCAACCTTGACGACCGTGTGATGGCAGCATGACATACATTGACTTTGACAACATATTCTTTGGCATTCAAACCTTCTTACCTAAAACCCTTATAAGGAAATCTACAATTTTTACCAACAATTTGACGTATACTAATGCCTGATTACAAAAGTATCCGAAATCTACATTTTCTGTTATAtctcgtatatatatatatgtacaggCGTGTATTAAATacgtatttatattatatcttaCATTATTGCATGATTTGTGTGACTTAGATTCTGAGCATCCTTTGATAAGAATGAATGATGCATATACTCAACTCTAGTActagaaaaatgcaagtaaaatGACTTGGCAAGCTCCAATCCTACAAGAGTTTTTAGTTATGGCagtatttgagaaaattgtaattttagtcatataatttgagggctgatattttttttatcttgcagattttcgtaatttaattagttctataattttaaaattttgccagttttataatcatttttcaGTCAATTTGACTAGAATACCTGCATATGACTTGCACAtgacctaattaaattataattttaatcatgtaaATTACCAACCCCTCTTAAATTATAGGACGACGCGTGTAGAATTCACACCgattatatattagaaaaaaattatacacgtaaattatgaatattaacTCTGAAATATAACATACAATATCGTTTCAAACCTGGACCGTCAACTAGGGTTATCAACTTAGATTATTCATTAGAACTACATATGTGTAATAAGATAGCTCAAAATGCTAACTTTCGCCCTGTATCTTTcgcattttaatatttcagctctttatctttttagggTAGCAAATggattttataacttttaaatttgtcGCGATTCTGCTGGAGGTTGCAATTGTTGTCGAGAAAAAGCATATGCCCTGCATATGTTTTTTCTAATTTGGAGCTTTTGTTCTCATTAATCAATTTCCGCTAGcatgaaagtaaatttttggtcctgtatgTTTCGCATGttgattagtattttatttttttaggatagCAAATAGGTCCTATAACCTATATTTTTTACGACTTTGGTCTAGTAAATTGACTAATAGGACTAATACcccaaataagaaaatatatgtacaAGACACCTGTTTTTTTCCGACAACATTTGCAATCGCCGGCAAATAAATTAAGGACAAAAACTACAAGATTaatgaacaaaagaaaaaaaagcattGTGAGAGGTTGAAGATGAGTGAGTTATAAATGGCGGAAAGAGGTGATAGAGGTGGTGTGGTGGGGTCCTAAACATTTGAGTAAAGGTTGGAATTTCATACTGTGCATGAGTGCCTTTGTTTCCTTCTCACTGTCCAAACATCAACACTCACGCATGCTCAACTAACAGGACATATGTGTTTCATTTTTGGTTCATCTATAcatctcaatatatatatatatatatatatgataaattataaccaatttttcgatatttgtcataattataaatattttattttttaaaaaattacaaataccttatGGAATTAAcgtctgtctaacaaataccccttatAATGGACTGCGACAAGAAAGTATTTGTTATACGATCATTAATTCTAAGGAGTATTTGTAAATGACAACTTTTAAGAAAGTCTGTtgtatgatatttttcaatgaATACATACATGTGTCTACATGTATGTGTCCAAAACACCCGTGCGTCTCATTTTATTACTTCTATTTTGTATAACTAGTCATCGTACGTATATGTTTGTGTACGTGAGAACATTTTTAAtgcatattatataattttacataaagattttatataaatgtatatatagaaattcaTAAAGAAAGTACTGAAGATTGATTAGATTTAGAATTGTTTTTACATATGTATATTGATCTCtatgttgaatttttgaagttgatttgaaatattagTAGATATAGGCAGGAGAATGAGTAATGGTAAAAGGTCCTTTTTCAAGAAACATTCCTTCCTTATGCTTAAGAGGAAATGGTATGACAGTGGGAAATTAAAGCACAATGCAAATACATTTCATTCATTACACCAACAACCACATTGATGACATTCATTATTCAAAACTATGGTACAatttgagtgtgtgtgtgtgtgtgtgtgagagagagagagagagagagagagagagagagaaacatttcatgagatttatggggtttttttttccttcataaaccaaaatatatatggaaaattaattactttaattatatacaaagctaataaattgataataaactCTCTTGATCATAAACAAATATACCCTTCTGTACTGGGAAATGCAACAAAACCCTCAAGCAGCATCATTATGGGAAGATCAGATGACGAGAAAAACtagatagaaaaataaattacaaaaaataaaataaaaaactataaattatagttcttgaatgagaaaatcaagaattatgatcatatttgttttttggtgGGAACTGCTAATTAAGTACTTATCTGTTGTGTAGAGGATTTGGACCTGTGTATACTCTTCTCTTCTCAGCTCCAAAAACTTCATCTCCACTGAATTCCTTACCAGTTCCCATACCCTTGGAGCCATTTTCATGGATTTTGGCAGCATTTAAGGTGGAGTGAAAACCCTTTTTACCCCTGGGGAATTTGGTATTTCCATCTGCAGAACATGGATTCATCTCCAACAGTaaaagcagcagcagcagaagaAGAAAGCACAAGCAAGAAGCTGATTCTGATGATCTCCCAATGCCCATATGAAATTTGCCCTTGTGAAAACCCCAACTCATGGCTGGCATGGGATCCTAGCTACTACCAAAACCAAACacccccccctctctctctctctccctctctcttctTACTTTCTTGGATTGGACCAAACAAGATTTGTTTAAGGTAAAGTAGTGAAAAACCAACCTTTCTGTTgggctttgtttggttttcttGCCTTGGagtttgaagaagaagaatttagCTTATAAGTCAAATGTGGTGGTGGGGAGAGGGACAAATGTGCATTGGATTTGCAGCCTTCTAAAATGC
This region of Sesamum indicum cultivar Zhongzhi No. 13 linkage group LG4, S_indicum_v1.0, whole genome shotgun sequence genomic DNA includes:
- the LOC105159928 gene encoding hydroxymethylglutaryl-CoA lyase, mitochondrial isoform X2, with protein sequence MLVASGLPVVEATSFVSPKWVPQLADAKDVMSAIQGIEHSRFPVLTPNIKGFEAAMAAGAKEVAVFAAASESFSKSNINCSIEDSLARYRDVALAAQNHAIPVRGYISCVVGCPVEGAVPPSKVAYVAEELYRMGCAEISLGDTIGVGTPGTVIPMLQAVLEVVPVEKLAVHFHDTYGQALSNILLSLQMGISVVDSSISGLGGCPYAKGASGNVATEDVVYMLNGLGVNTNVDLGKLIFAGDYICKHLARPSGSKAAIALSRTFADASKL
- the LOC105159928 gene encoding hydroxymethylglutaryl-CoA lyase, mitochondrial isoform X1 — protein: MLLQKCVNRLSRLGSLEPGKYFLVSSLCDEMEGKVISNGGEDHRVSKHVIKGNGKEASLLNSETKRSSFSFLFNQEPQLVGTGTSRALYRHYSSQHNIADVKHKLLGSIPKFVKIVEVGPRDGLQNEKEIVPTSVKVELIKMLVASGLPVVEATSFVSPKWVPQLADAKDVMSAIQGIEHSRFPVLTPNIKGFEAAMAAGAKEVAVFAAASESFSKSNINCSIEDSLARYRDVALAAQNHAIPVRGYISCVVGCPVEGAVPPSKVAYVAEELYRMGCAEISLGDTIGVGTPGTVIPMLQAVLEVVPVEKLAVHFHDTYGQALSNILLSLQMGISVVDSSISGLGGCPYAKGASGNVATEDVVYMLNGLGVNTNVDLGKLIFAGDYICKHLARPSGSKAAIALSRTFADASKL